Proteins co-encoded in one bacterium genomic window:
- a CDS encoding TraB/GumN family protein gives MSSVLDSPDISTLSLLDKTIYLLGTAHVSPKSVELVDQAIRELRPDTVAVELCKPRLDTVLDPDRWKKTDIIKVIKEGKIYVLMAQLFLASYQKKIAEKIGIKPGDEIRKALLVADELKIPTAVIDREIKVTLRRAWGKMTFSSLLKLLFASIFEGSKASEVTEDEIERIKEESELNKLTDEFARYVPDIKAVLLDERDSYMVEKLATTPGQTILAVVGAAHAPGMKKKIGTRYNLAELETIPSGGFWTWFFKWGLPFLLVFFFVMGFFQSGSELTFRMALIWVLLSGGLAALGAIVCLAHPFTIIAAFFSAPITTLHPMLAVGWVCGLIEAAVKKPLVSDFETISDDLNSFRSFLKNRLGRIIAIMLFTNLGAAAGAMIGIGKVAALLKW, from the coding sequence TGTAGATCAAGCAATCCGTGAGCTTCGCCCAGACACTGTCGCTGTCGAGCTATGTAAGCCACGTCTTGATACGGTGCTCGACCCTGACCGCTGGAAAAAAACCGATATCATTAAAGTGATTAAGGAAGGTAAAATCTATGTGCTCATGGCGCAGCTTTTTCTTGCCTCCTATCAGAAAAAAATCGCTGAAAAAATTGGCATCAAGCCTGGAGATGAAATTCGTAAAGCACTCCTTGTAGCCGATGAACTAAAGATCCCGACTGCCGTAATTGACCGAGAAATCAAAGTCACATTACGGCGTGCCTGGGGAAAAATGACTTTTAGCTCCCTACTCAAATTACTTTTTGCCTCTATTTTCGAAGGTTCTAAGGCTAGCGAAGTCACCGAAGATGAAATTGAAAGAATCAAAGAAGAGTCAGAATTAAATAAGCTCACAGATGAATTTGCTCGCTATGTGCCAGACATTAAAGCCGTGCTGCTTGATGAACGGGACTCATATATGGTTGAGAAATTAGCAACTACACCTGGCCAGACCATTCTTGCAGTTGTCGGTGCAGCCCATGCTCCAGGAATGAAGAAAAAAATTGGAACGCGCTATAATCTTGCTGAGCTTGAAACGATCCCCTCGGGTGGATTTTGGACGTGGTTTTTCAAATGGGGTCTCCCCTTCCTACTGGTCTTCTTTTTTGTAATGGGTTTTTTCCAATCTGGGTCAGAACTAACCTTCAGAATGGCCCTAATCTGGGTCTTACTGAGTGGAGGGTTAGCAGCGCTTGGTGCAATTGTTTGCCTAGCGCATCCTTTTACAATCATTGCTGCATTTTTCTCAGCGCCGATTACCACTTTACACCCGATGCTTGCAGTTGGTTGGGTTTGTGGATTGATTGAAGCTGCCGTAAAAAAGCCACTAGTTTCCGACTTTGAAACAATCAGCGATGACTTAAATTCGTTTAGATCGTTTTTAAAAAACAGATTGGGTAGAATTATTGCAATCATGTTATTTACTAACTTAGGTGCTGCGGCTGGTGCGATGATTGGTATCGGTAAAGTTGCAGCCTTATTAAAGTGGTAG
- a CDS encoding cob(I)yrinic acid a,c-diamide adenosyltransferase, with protein sequence MGFKINRVYTKRGDKGKTSLVGGEETSKANLRVSAYGELDEANVAVGALRDLISTKQQKLAAELLVIQHDLFDLGAELACQASQAFPGMALIDAKDVTRLEELCDFYGAGLTELTSFIIPGGSPAGNAAHLARVVTRRAERTVTALLDSGEIVRFEAIQYLNRLSDLLFILVRFLLKSENVPEVLWVKKAERG encoded by the coding sequence ATGGGCTTTAAGATTAACCGCGTATATACCAAGCGAGGCGACAAGGGAAAAACAAGTCTTGTAGGTGGAGAGGAGACTTCTAAGGCAAATCTTCGAGTTTCAGCTTACGGGGAACTTGATGAGGCCAATGTCGCAGTTGGTGCCTTACGTGATTTAATTTCCACAAAGCAGCAAAAACTTGCCGCCGAGCTTTTAGTAATTCAACACGATTTATTTGATTTAGGTGCCGAACTTGCCTGCCAAGCCAGTCAAGCCTTTCCCGGCATGGCCTTGATTGATGCCAAAGATGTCACTCGCTTGGAAGAGTTATGTGATTTTTACGGTGCAGGGCTCACTGAGCTTACAAGTTTTATTATTCCAGGCGGGTCTCCCGCAGGAAATGCTGCGCATTTGGCCCGAGTCGTGACGAGGCGTGCTGAGCGGACCGTTACAGCGCTCTTAGATTCTGGGGAGATAGTTCGTTTTGAGGCAATTCAATACCTCAATCGTTTAAGTGATTTACTTTTCATACTTGTACGTTTCTTACTTAAGTCTGAGAATGTGCCTGAAGTTCTTTGGGTGAAGAAAGCGGAGAGAGGCTAG
- a CDS encoding tetratricopeptide repeat protein → MNTQANTPITKSSTAPEPSPDSAQSEARLKELAERLKFVEGSNKDLSQFLAESWRQLVMALVVAMALMWVVDLYRSAIQKKHAKSSEEFQSIQESFQALISKSSTPASPEAKAEEDKAMSELESRVQNLSAQATKHFYAQAAKLYAARAKVEKKDYVAAKEALATAFGVTGPIGIADKLTPDRFLTEQATLLLGRVLLEENNDTEAKRVLESLIREGRITSAPALISLARVAVSAVDRSRIDKLAKELAQRDATAAKLIGTELKQLGFEAPLE, encoded by the coding sequence ATGAATACACAAGCAAATACACCAATCACTAAGAGTTCTACCGCACCGGAACCAAGCCCAGACTCTGCACAGAGCGAGGCGCGTTTAAAGGAGCTTGCTGAGCGGCTTAAATTTGTTGAGGGCAGTAATAAGGATTTGTCACAATTTCTTGCTGAGAGCTGGCGTCAACTTGTCATGGCACTTGTTGTGGCAATGGCATTGATGTGGGTGGTTGATCTTTATCGATCCGCAATTCAGAAAAAGCACGCCAAGTCTTCTGAAGAGTTTCAGTCAATTCAGGAGAGCTTTCAGGCACTCATTAGTAAAAGCTCGACCCCAGCAAGCCCTGAGGCTAAAGCTGAAGAGGATAAGGCAATGAGTGAGCTTGAATCACGTGTGCAGAATTTAAGTGCTCAGGCGACAAAGCATTTCTATGCACAAGCTGCGAAGTTATATGCAGCTCGTGCCAAAGTAGAAAAGAAAGATTACGTTGCAGCAAAGGAAGCACTTGCTACAGCTTTTGGCGTTACTGGCCCAATCGGCATAGCTGATAAGCTAACTCCGGATCGATTTTTAACTGAGCAAGCTACGCTCTTACTCGGGCGGGTCTTACTCGAGGAGAATAATGATACTGAGGCTAAGCGAGTATTAGAGTCATTGATTCGTGAAGGGCGTATTACTTCAGCGCCAGCGTTAATTAGTCTTGCTCGAGTTGCTGTGAGCGCTGTCGATCGCAGTAGAATTGACAAGCTTGCCAAGGAACTTGCACAGCGTGATGCCACCGCAGCTAAGCTTATTGGCACAGAACTTAAGCAACTTGGATTTGAAGCTCCGCTAGAATAA
- a CDS encoding bifunctional nuclease family protein, which yields MEMFVAGLVLDQNTNAPIVLLKEQTGKICLPIWIGLPEATAIASALKQVTLTRPMTHDLLANSINMFGAKVTRVIIHAIQDNTFLARIELTAGDALKLMDARPSDAIALAVRVNAKIFVSEEVLKQAQVTLSSAIGGEGGEIRAEDEEFTASTEGATDFSAIEKDKWAEILAEMDPDDFKYKQ from the coding sequence ATGGAAATGTTTGTGGCTGGTCTTGTTTTAGACCAAAATACAAATGCGCCAATCGTGCTGCTCAAGGAGCAAACCGGTAAAATCTGCCTGCCAATCTGGATTGGCCTTCCCGAGGCTACTGCGATTGCTTCTGCGCTTAAACAGGTCACTTTAACTCGTCCAATGACACATGACTTACTGGCCAACTCAATTAATATGTTTGGCGCCAAAGTCACACGTGTGATTATTCACGCAATTCAAGATAATACTTTTTTGGCGCGGATTGAGTTAACTGCCGGGGATGCGCTTAAGCTGATGGATGCACGTCCAAGTGATGCAATTGCCTTAGCTGTGCGCGTTAATGCCAAGATTTTTGTTAGCGAAGAAGTTTTAAAACAGGCTCAAGTTACACTTAGTAGCGCGATCGGTGGAGAGGGCGGGGAAATACGTGCCGAAGATGAGGAGTTTACAGCAAGCACCGAAGGGGCTACGGATTTTAGCGCGATCGAAAAAGATAAATGGGCCGAAATTCTTGCTGAAATGGACCCAGATGATTTTAAGTATAAACAGTAG
- the miaB gene encoding tRNA (N6-isopentenyl adenosine(37)-C2)-methylthiotransferase MiaB has product MPLTAEKNSDKPKLFIKTFGCQMNEYDSEKISALMQDQYSLTSNAEEADFIFVNTCSVREKGEHKMRSIIGEYNLIKKKRPQTIIGVGGCVAQQEGTQLIKAIPEVDFVVGTHNLSLVPSLVTGALAGKSKQVVVDYRDEWEDLPLGFRELTETGEQVTPIRALVSIQRGCNKNCSYCVVPNTRGPEVSRDPQEIIREISLKVRMGAKEVMLLGQTVNSYGRDLNPRLSFVDLIKRIAEIPDLKRIRFTSPHPQEVKSDFINLYAEVPQLVPHIHMPLQAGSDRILKLMNRNYRSKRYFEIIDELRAKVPTIAITTDMIVGYPSETEADFQDTLEALQRVRYHLVYSFCYSLRPHTADSAQENLELVAEDVARDRLYRLQDLQDNISRELHQQYLGQNLAVLIESLKGENPRGRSEYNTWVECLPQSTIQRERIKLGQIIQVKIEHATPYGLRGQII; this is encoded by the coding sequence ATGCCCCTTACAGCTGAAAAAAATTCAGACAAGCCAAAGCTTTTTATCAAGACTTTTGGTTGTCAGATGAATGAGTATGATTCTGAAAAAATCTCTGCTCTAATGCAGGATCAGTACAGTCTTACCTCTAATGCTGAGGAGGCCGACTTTATTTTCGTTAATACCTGCAGTGTTCGTGAAAAAGGCGAACATAAAATGCGCAGCATCATCGGCGAATATAATTTGATTAAGAAAAAGCGCCCACAGACGATTATCGGCGTTGGCGGCTGCGTTGCCCAGCAAGAAGGCACACAACTTATCAAAGCCATTCCTGAAGTAGATTTTGTCGTCGGCACTCACAATTTGTCGCTCGTGCCCTCATTAGTAACAGGCGCACTTGCTGGAAAGTCCAAACAAGTTGTCGTCGATTATCGCGATGAGTGGGAAGATCTACCACTAGGGTTTCGTGAGTTAACAGAGACCGGCGAGCAAGTCACTCCAATTCGCGCGCTTGTTTCAATTCAGCGTGGTTGTAATAAAAACTGCTCTTACTGTGTTGTACCCAACACCCGTGGCCCTGAAGTCAGTCGCGACCCCCAGGAAATCATCCGCGAAATCAGTCTCAAAGTTCGCATGGGCGCAAAGGAAGTAATGCTCCTCGGGCAAACTGTAAACTCATACGGCCGTGATTTAAACCCGCGCCTTAGTTTTGTTGATTTGATTAAGCGCATTGCAGAAATTCCAGACTTAAAACGCATTCGCTTTACTAGCCCCCATCCCCAGGAGGTTAAATCAGACTTTATCAATCTCTACGCAGAGGTCCCACAGCTTGTGCCGCACATTCACATGCCACTGCAAGCCGGGTCAGATCGAATCTTAAAACTGATGAACCGCAATTACCGCAGCAAGCGCTATTTCGAAATTATTGACGAGCTTCGCGCCAAAGTGCCCACGATTGCTATTACCACTGATATGATTGTCGGATATCCGTCAGAAACAGAGGCAGACTTCCAGGATACTTTGGAAGCACTCCAACGCGTGCGCTACCATTTGGTGTACTCTTTTTGCTATTCACTGCGTCCGCATACTGCAGACAGTGCTCAGGAAAACCTCGAGCTTGTTGCTGAAGATGTGGCGCGTGATCGCTTATACCGTCTACAAGATTTGCAAGACAACATCAGCAGAGAGTTACACCAACAATATCTAGGTCAAAACTTGGCCGTGTTGATTGAGAGTCTTAAAGGCGAAAACCCACGGGGTCGCTCCGAGTATAATACCTGGGTAGAGTGCCTGCCCCAATCAACAATCCAGCGTGAACGCATAAAACTTGGACAAATTATTCAGGTTAAAATAGAACATGCCACACCCTATGGACTGAGAGGTCAGATCATCTAG
- a CDS encoding SDR family NAD(P)-dependent oxidoreductase: MITYKTATTGLAIVTGASAGLGIEFAKLLQVRGYYLLLVARRRDRLESVLNSLGGSEAGSILVADLSTQAGRDSLISATLKLNQSYPLKVLINNAGFGLVGRTLEMDASKLTQMVELNCIAPLDLSRQLAPMMDKNGGGHILNVCSTAAFQPLPYMACYAATKSFLKSFSRALSVELAGYNISVLAHCPGPTKTEFHIAAGLEEKIDFLSSVPASGVAREAIEALFANKKLLINGLRNRFLATLAGLLPENIVLLIGKLTLGQYVKKTSG, encoded by the coding sequence ATGATAACTTATAAGACTGCTACAACTGGCCTAGCAATTGTTACTGGGGCTTCTGCCGGTTTAGGCATTGAATTCGCAAAACTGCTCCAGGTACGGGGCTACTATCTCCTACTCGTGGCGAGGCGTAGAGACAGGCTTGAATCGGTCCTAAATTCACTTGGAGGCTCCGAGGCTGGCAGCATTCTAGTGGCAGACCTTTCTACCCAGGCTGGCCGCGATAGCCTGATTTCAGCAACACTTAAACTCAACCAAAGCTACCCTCTAAAAGTTCTAATCAATAATGCAGGCTTTGGCCTCGTCGGTAGAACCCTCGAAATGGATGCCTCAAAACTCACCCAAATGGTCGAACTTAACTGCATAGCGCCGCTAGACTTATCGCGCCAGCTGGCCCCAATGATGGATAAAAATGGCGGAGGCCATATACTAAACGTCTGCTCTACTGCCGCCTTTCAACCACTCCCTTACATGGCCTGCTATGCTGCCACAAAATCTTTTCTCAAAAGCTTTAGTCGAGCCCTCAGCGTAGAATTAGCCGGGTATAACATCTCAGTCCTAGCTCATTGCCCGGGACCCACAAAGACAGAGTTCCATATCGCTGCAGGGCTAGAAGAGAAGATCGACTTTCTCTCCTCTGTCCCAGCCAGTGGCGTTGCCCGTGAGGCAATCGAGGCGCTCTTTGCCAACAAAAAGCTCCTGATTAACGGGCTTCGTAATCGTTTCCTTGCCACACTCGCTGGCCTCCTGCCTGAAAATATTGTGCTTCTCATCGGCAAACTTACTCTCGGACAGTATGTCAAAAAAACCTCCGGCTGA
- the speB gene encoding agmatinase, whose amino-acid sequence MKTENQATTESSTLNFYGLESNYSNYADSRIAILSVPYDGTSTYNKGADRGPQAILEASTQVELYDIETDFEVYQLGIVGLAPVTENSSPEEMVAAVKARVSALLQDGKFPVILGGEHSVSAGAIQACKESYPNISTLQFDAHGDTREEYYGSRYNHACVMARARECGPIVQVGIRAIDSSELEKMDRSRVVFAHQIKATNSEKNWPEKNWIDRVSKGLTSEVYLTIDLDCFDSAIMPSTGTPEPGGLNWYDLLDAVRQIADRHNIIGLDIVELLPRESDPAPNFLAAKLLYQVLSIIFKPRQLAAA is encoded by the coding sequence TTGAAGACAGAAAATCAAGCGACTACAGAGAGCTCTACGCTTAATTTTTACGGCCTAGAAAGTAATTATTCGAACTACGCCGATTCCCGCATCGCGATCCTCAGCGTGCCTTACGACGGCACAAGCACATACAATAAAGGTGCCGATCGTGGCCCTCAAGCAATCCTTGAAGCTTCAACTCAAGTTGAACTCTACGACATCGAAACTGATTTTGAAGTCTATCAACTTGGTATCGTTGGACTTGCTCCAGTGACTGAAAATTCCTCGCCGGAAGAAATGGTTGCTGCTGTAAAAGCTCGCGTCAGCGCATTACTCCAAGATGGAAAATTTCCAGTAATTCTTGGCGGCGAGCATTCGGTAAGTGCTGGAGCGATTCAAGCCTGCAAAGAATCCTATCCAAATATTTCCACATTACAATTCGATGCGCACGGAGATACGCGTGAAGAATATTATGGTTCACGTTATAACCATGCCTGCGTCATGGCACGCGCCCGTGAATGCGGGCCAATTGTGCAAGTCGGAATTCGCGCAATTGACAGCTCAGAACTTGAGAAAATGGACCGTTCCAGAGTTGTTTTCGCTCATCAAATCAAAGCCACCAACAGTGAAAAAAACTGGCCTGAGAAAAATTGGATCGACCGCGTCTCTAAAGGACTGACTTCAGAAGTTTACTTAACGATCGACCTCGACTGTTTCGATTCAGCAATCATGCCTTCTACGGGAACGCCTGAACCAGGCGGATTAAATTGGTATGACTTACTTGACGCCGTGCGACAAATCGCCGATAGACATAACATTATCGGACTCGATATCGTTGAATTATTACCGCGTGAGTCTGACCCCGCCCCAAATTTCTTAGCCGCAAAATTACTCTACCAAGTATTGAGCATTATTTTTAAACCGCGCCAGCTAGCAGCTGCTTAA
- the speA gene encoding biosynthetic arginine decarboxylase translates to MTEIEKWNSHKSAALYGLDSWGQPYFSPNDNGTITVTPNGSEGPKLDLYDLVNQVKARGIGLPILFRFNGILRNQVDIIHRAFHTAIKEQNYTGRYTLCFPIKVNQQRHVVDILRAAGEQYQMGLEVGSKPELIAVLGLQNAESGPLLCNGYKDAEYIELALMSKKVGRRPIITIEKLSELQTVLDVSEKLNVTPEIGFRIRLSGKGSGRWEKSGGERAKFGLTIGEIVEAFETLKKKNMLSIISLLHFHVGSQITAIDALKVALREAVQVYIQLRRDCPNLTMLDVGGGLGVDYDGSKTTFASSMNYTVDEYARDIVWILGEACEQAGVPAPDIISESGRALAAHHAVLVFNALGIANSFSYTCNINEILSKTKHKTVTTLCSLYQELTPKNCQETLNDALQLRQDVLDQFNLGIVSITDRALVDEVFWGLLYQIKQKTAEMFYVPEDLERLAWLLTDTYFCNFSVFQSMPDSWAIQQIFPVMPIHRLNEQPTRSVVLADISCDSDGKIDRFADLKDVKRYLPVHAINETQPYYFATFFVGAYQEILGDLHNLFGDTNAVHVEVNNDGRIQFSDVVLGDSIREVLQYVQYDKNDLIERWRNSVEDAVDKGLVSAEESASIYRKYVGAFDAYTYLGSGPEV, encoded by the coding sequence ATGACTGAGATTGAAAAATGGAATTCACACAAAAGCGCCGCTCTCTATGGACTGGACAGCTGGGGACAGCCTTATTTTTCGCCGAATGACAATGGCACAATTACGGTCACTCCCAACGGTAGCGAAGGACCAAAGCTTGATTTGTACGATCTAGTAAATCAGGTCAAAGCGCGCGGTATTGGGCTGCCGATTTTGTTTCGTTTTAATGGGATTTTACGCAACCAAGTTGATATTATTCACCGTGCCTTTCACACAGCGATTAAGGAGCAAAATTATACTGGCCGTTACACACTTTGCTTTCCAATTAAAGTCAATCAGCAGCGCCACGTGGTGGATATTTTGCGCGCCGCTGGCGAACAATACCAGATGGGACTTGAAGTCGGCAGTAAGCCGGAACTGATTGCAGTGCTTGGATTACAAAATGCAGAAAGCGGTCCGCTACTTTGTAACGGCTACAAAGACGCCGAATATATCGAACTTGCCTTAATGTCCAAAAAAGTCGGCCGCCGCCCGATTATCACAATTGAAAAGCTTAGCGAACTACAAACCGTGCTGGATGTCTCCGAGAAACTGAATGTCACACCTGAAATTGGGTTTCGCATCCGTCTCTCTGGAAAAGGATCAGGTCGCTGGGAAAAGTCTGGCGGTGAGCGAGCAAAATTTGGCTTAACAATTGGTGAAATCGTTGAAGCATTTGAAACCCTCAAAAAGAAAAACATGCTTTCAATCATCAGCCTGCTACACTTCCACGTTGGCAGCCAAATCACGGCAATTGATGCGCTTAAGGTTGCATTACGCGAAGCCGTGCAGGTTTACATTCAATTGCGTCGCGACTGTCCGAACCTAACAATGCTTGATGTCGGTGGAGGATTAGGCGTTGACTACGATGGTTCAAAGACAACTTTTGCTTCATCAATGAACTATACTGTTGATGAGTATGCACGTGACATTGTGTGGATCCTTGGCGAAGCCTGCGAGCAAGCCGGCGTCCCTGCCCCAGATATTATTTCTGAGTCAGGACGTGCTTTGGCTGCGCACCACGCAGTGCTTGTTTTTAATGCACTGGGTATTGCTAATAGTTTTTCCTACACCTGTAATATTAATGAGATTCTATCGAAGACAAAGCATAAAACAGTTACTACCTTGTGCTCACTCTATCAGGAGCTCACACCAAAGAACTGCCAAGAGACGCTGAACGACGCCCTGCAACTGCGACAAGATGTGCTCGATCAATTCAATCTAGGAATTGTATCAATCACAGACCGCGCGCTAGTGGATGAAGTGTTCTGGGGGCTGCTCTATCAAATCAAACAAAAAACTGCAGAAATGTTTTATGTTCCTGAGGACCTAGAACGCTTGGCTTGGCTTTTGACGGATACTTATTTCTGCAATTTCTCAGTTTTCCAGTCGATGCCAGACAGTTGGGCGATTCAGCAAATTTTCCCCGTGATGCCGATTCATCGCTTAAACGAGCAACCCACTCGCTCCGTTGTGCTCGCTGATATTAGTTGCGATTCGGACGGTAAAATTGACCGTTTTGCGGACTTAAAAGACGTGAAGCGCTACTTACCGGTGCATGCGATTAACGAAACGCAGCCTTACTATTTTGCGACTTTCTTTGTCGGCGCCTACCAAGAAATTTTAGGTGACTTGCATAACTTGTTTGGCGATACGAATGCTGTGCACGTAGAAGTTAATAACGATGGCCGCATTCAGTTTTCTGATGTTGTGCTTGGAGACTCAATTCGCGAAGTGCTGCAGTATGTCCAGTACGACAAGAATGACTTGATTGAGCGTTGGCGAAATTCCGTAGAAGACGCTGTAGATAAGGGTCTTGTTTCAGCAGAAGAGTCGGCCAGCATTTATCGCAAATATGTTGGCGCTTTTGATGCTTACACCTATCTTGGCTCTGGCCCAGAAGTTTAA